The DNA region TTTCTACAGTACAATGGAAACTCACTTGTGACGCCACGGGAAAATTAAGGCCATGCAGTAAGTTGGAACACAACTCCCCGTGAGACAAACACACCATGCGGTGACATGCAGTTAGATAGTGGGTGTGGCCTAACCATCATAAGAATCCAGTAGAGGCAAAGAGGCCCGACCCACCCCAAGCTTCACTCCCTGAGAGATGGGGTGGCGTGGGGGTGGGAATATGTGACAGGAAAAGCCACAAAGAAAATTAGTGGGATAAAGGAACAGAAATAAAGCAAGAAGAAaccatttataaaatgtaaaaaaaaaaaaaaaaaggtttaggaGACTGTATATTCGAGACATAagggaaaagaatgaaaaagggGGGTTTCAAAAGGTTAGTTAGATTTTAATTCAGCACGTAAAATGACAGCAGTGTGTAATGTGCCAGAAAAATGTATAACCAAGTGCTCCTTAAAGACGTGCGGAGacatgttttctctgggcgtGTGCGCACATGTCCCTTCTCACAGTAACGTTCACCGCTGTTAATGAGGGAACTGCTGGTGTATCCTGCGCAAATATGCAACCTCAAAGGAAAATTTGCAATATTACTGTAATGGCTGCAAACACCCACAAAGCTGATGTGATTTAGTTGAACTGATTTTCACCAAAGTATTTACTATTTATTATCAAGGTGTGATATTCAAAGATCTAAAATTCAAAACAATGTAATTTACTTTTtaggtgaccaaaaaaaaaaaaaaaaaaaaaaaaccctttaaacTTTTTGTGTACTCTTCTGCAATGCTGGCTAATGCATAAATACTCCACATTACAGGCACTCCTACATACTCTCCATTTTAACAGGAAAGACGAGGTCAGATTTCACAATTTGACACCCCCATAGCAGTtaatttgttcttgttttgagTATTAAGAGTTTTGTAATATTCAAACCATGTATGGGCATTAATAAGTGCAGATTAtgaattaccatattttcacaactatAAGGTGCACATAAGTcctaaattttctccaaaatggacgggTTGCCTTATAATGTGTACCGACATCCAAAATCTGGAACTGACTGGGAGCATTTCCTGGCGACACCCTGctcatatatattaaaaaaaataaaataaaaagaaaaaaacagacatgggAAAGAACGCTAAAGGCACGCCCGCCAGAAGGTACAGTATATAATGTcggtatgtgttttgtgctaaacaatATTCAGGACCCCAAAAATGGCGCCAACAGAGAGATACGCTAATGAAGCACAGTTTAAACTGCAAGCTTTCTGTTAAGGCGGTGAAACATGGGAATCAAGCAGCTGCGAGAGAATTCAAGATTAACAAATACATGGTGCTAAAGTGGAGGAAGCAGGAAAATGAGCTTCGCCAAGTCCAGACAACGAATCTTAGTTTCTGCGGAAACCAGGCGAGGTGGCCCGAGCTGGAAGAGCAACTCGACCATTGCATTAATGATCAAAGAACAACAACTACTGTGAAAAAACAAGTGCAGGAAATGAACCCTGAGCTTGCGATTATTCCGGGAGGCTTGACGAAGCAACTTCAACCGCTGGAGATTGGTGTAAACAGGGTGTAAAAAGTGAAGTTGCGAGCGGTGTGGGAGCAAAGGATGACAAATGCCAAACACAGCTTTGCTAAGATTGGGAGTCAGCGCCGGGCAAGTTACGCCAAAATTAGATGCTGTGATGTGGACCGATCAGACATAAGCCGTTTTCTATAATTAAATTAGGGAAGAGGAACACTCCAATCAAAGGAAAACTcatgacatttttcacatttcagaccaaaatcaTCATGCAAATCACAAAAAAGGACATCatagataatttaaaaaaaacattaatgaaGGGGACCTTTAAAGGTTTGGACCTCATACCTGTACTGCATCTTTATCATCAGGCTCAATTGTGTTGTCCAAAGTGTTCCTTCTCGCTCGCTGGTCGAGTGTGGAGTAGGCGTCTAAGGGGAGTAGGAAATTCAAAATGTTGTAATGGTAAAACCACTGTCAAGTTTAACCTCTTAGACATGCGTGTACCTAATCACCATCAGTGAGTTACAAATTGATTACGTGTAAATGGATTTTGTGTTAATACTCGCCTGGTCCCATGTCATTCATTGGAATAGTTTCCCGTTCACCTTTGTCACCTGAACACACAGAAACGAGTGTCGCAGTCTCTGGCACACAAAAAGGTTTCATTTCATGAGCCagaaatcttgaaaaatataaGGGGAAAGACACACTGTGGTACTGAAACACATCAAGTGTTGCATTTCATTAGAAATGTAAACATGAACAGATGTGACAATTACAATGTTAAGTAAAATTTTTATGTGCCAACAAAAATGCAGATTGAAGGCAAATAAGCAGTACAATACACAGAGGCCTTTGACCTTTATCTATGAGAGGCACAGTGCTGTCCTCATATCCTCCGTTGGTCCTCGTGTTGCTGCTGGGAGGGTTAAGGTTGACCATGaagtctgtttttttccatccatccttctccAAAGTGCGCCGCAGCTCCTTGTAGGCCCATACAGTCTGGAGTACCAGCCCAGCTCCACGTACTTCCCTCTCTGAACGATTGCTGGTGATACCAGGGTGAGACAGTAAATGCAtactgaacacacacaaacatgaaatTCTCCACTTGCTAGAATTCTACAAAGACACTTACCCATCCTTATTGATAAGGACGAGCCTTTCAATTCCTTGTGAGGCCCTGAGAGTCTTTGCAGCCTCCAAGCTAGAGCCCAGCACCTCGTGAAGCGTGCTCAACACAGACACCACTGTTTCTTCAGACAGCGCTCGTACGGGCTGACTCTGACCGCCACCGGGAAGGTTGGCCACTAGGTGAGGCACTGCATGCTTACCTGGCAGTATAAAAGCAGAACAACTAAATGTTTTAACtgggtttttttgtgttaaaGTTCAATTGGAAATTATATATTCAAGTCTTACCCAGTAAGTCTCTGTTACGAGCATCAATTGCCAGGTTGCGGAGAGCTCCTGACATCGCTCGAACCACTCTGTCATTGCCGTGAGCCAGTAGTTCAGTCATCATGGGCAGACCTTTCTCCTGGCGTAGCAGGGCACGGATGTAACGGCCATACTGCATAAATAcagatacattttttattttcaaacgaCGTTGGAAGATGTTCCAGTTAAAATATGAGCATTTTTTACCCCACACAAGTCAATACAatggtgcatgtgtgtgagatGCACATTAGGTTGTCacactttttttatatatatatatatattatatatatatatatatatatatatatatatatatatatatatatatatatatttaatgcaAAGTAAGACACCAAATGCTATTAGGCAGAGAATATAACTAAGAATAACAAATTCTGGAGTTAATTATTACTACTCTAAAACACCTGATATAAAGTGGACCCTCAGTTTATAAATGACCGTATGTATCTACCAAATCAGGTTACTCAAAATATTTAGATGAAAAATAACGTTACGTGTACAGTGCAACCTCGGTAGAATGGACTAATAGGTGCCGGGGTCGTCCGATATAGCTGATTGTATTATTCGTGGTCTAAAACGTCCAGTACAGTACTCATCATAGGCGAGTTGCTTTCATGAGCTGTGAGGAATTAGTGCGCTTCCTCGTTCCAAACCAGTTGCCAAAAATGCTTGTTCTGATTTGATTTGTGTTTTGAACTCCTTAGAGTTAACTCCACGTCCATGCTGCTCTCTCGCTGCACAATAGATAATAGATTTTACGATCCTCACTCGGCCACCACGTCCATTCCCCACATTTAACATGGCCGCCACACAGACATGATAGGCTCTATTATTGTATGCCTGTATCGGGGATGTGGAGATAATCTCCCAGTCAAATGTATAGGAAAGATAAGAgtgtttttgtaataaaaagcacatttaaatatatttgcatgCATAGGTAAATACCAATGCATGCGTTACTTGTTATGATGAATATTGAAATATACTGATCAGAttttaaaactacatttttggTGCCAATCTGTTTCACTTATAAAGTAAATGAGTGAATGAGGGGCATAAAGTATGTGCAAATCGTTGGGTGTCACTTTACTTCACTAGCCATGCTCAATGCACATTAAAGACAATTGAGATGCTCATTGATGTACAATAGttgaaaataatagcagtccactGTGACTAACTAGGCTAAGCCCAATCGCTCCTGACAATCACACAGACATTTGAGCCAGAATGCTGTCTTAATCTTTTTTAGTAGTTCTTTTAGGTATAGTTTTATCttccatgattatttattataggatttattgttttatttgtgtattttaaatttataccagactaaaagcagatgtttgaatCTCATATTACATGTGTACGATGACAATAAAGGCTATCTAACGATCTAGCTTCCAAATTCTTCTGTCTGGGGTGTTTCTTTGATTGCTACATTCTGTTCCATTATCATTCTCGGCACCATAACCCTGGAGAAGTTGGCGTTCCCCACGTGCAGTAAGAGCTTTGATGGTAAGTACTGTAACACGTACATTATTTGAGATTGCCTGCATTTGAGATTGCCCTCCCCAACCTGTTCCAGACCCTAAAATCAGAACGAAGCCACTCTTAACACACATCAGAACAAAGGACAATGTTATAGGCTAATCTTTCAAAACTTGAGATTGTGTGACATATGAATATGCTTGGTCAGGAAGGGGTAAAATCAGCACAAAAACAGGGCAATTGTCTGTGTGTAACGGGCCTTGACTACAATTGTTGCCTACTTTCCCCTCCTCTTCACAGAACTATATATCTTAAATGTACACATCTTTAAGAGAATACAACACAAAAGCACCATCTCATTGTAGGATGTAATAGGCATCATTAGTCTCGTAGTAACcattaaaaacataaacaatatGTAGTCACCCAGCGAGATGGCACATTACGAAGGGGAGAGGATTTATTTAGACCAAAAAGCCATAATAACACTGTCACCAGCTCTCAGATCGTGGATGAACGTGAATCCTGGACAGACATTTAATGGCTTAGGACTGCTGTCTATCTAAATGCAGCAGTAGCTAACTTCCGCTCAGGGTCAGCACTGCAATCCTCAAGtcttttcccccctcctttACTCATCTTTGTGTGTCTGTAAATTATGTGCTGTTGTGTGTTGAGAAAATTGCTATACATgtttgctatatatatatatatatatatatatatatatatatatacatacacacatacacacacaaacacacaccattGCTATATGTATGTGCTAGCAGTAACAATTGCACAGCTAACTAATTaactgcatttccatttatttcaatttcaagGGTTACCTCAATTATCTCATGTTTCAAGTAGGTTCCACTTTACAACACATGACAAAttgaaaaagcaattttttttttagttcagatTTCTACCACTTGAGTTGATAGCTCAATTTGTGTGCAGCTAAATGAAATAAGTGCTTATTGGAAGGAGGTACCGTCCAGCGTCCAGCGCACAAATTTTGAACAGCTCCTGCTGACGCCTCCAACACAGTGGGATTCTTGGACTCCTTGAGCAGAGAGGTATAGATGCGGACCACCTCTGGTTGGAACAACAGCTCATAGCCTACagggcagagggagaacatggtAGTGCAACAGGTAATGAGAGAGGAAACGAAACTACTCAAACTAGGGAGAGGATAGCAGGACGACAGAACCTGTCAGTGCGAAGAATGagtacaaggaaaaaaatgagttgcAATTCATATTAACTAAGGATTATGCttggaaaaaacaaatcctgaatcataattttcacatttgaacaaaaatgaatccaagtattttatttttacctgacCTGCAATAATATGGCGCCTCCATTTAGACTTAATGttgttaaagtgtatggaaggtccgaatgcacctttttgctaagattatacattttgttttaatgcaaAATTCGAATCTGAAacccgttatgaaggaaatgttttatttttcgattatcggcaaaaagtgattgcacattgctggattcgtcGGAAACGAAGAGGAAACAGGAGAGTAGGAACGAGACATCAGAACCGGTGACAACAATGGCAAGCATTGTAgaacgacgatgaattttccCGATATTTCAAGCAATGAAAACTATTTTGAAGTATCCATACGAGTTTTAttaaggcgttaaaggttatcaatttgagccagttaaaCAGCATACACGTTCAAATACAGACGAAATTACTGTCCATGGAGAAAGTGCCGAGCACGcagggagcaggatatgcctcatgttggaaacaaagactggtaagaatttgtgaaattcttgtttggttttgttagtCGTAAACCGATCAGTAGTAAAGGCTccaatatcctgaatgtatatacaaaattttctgtcttgttttaaaattatgcaaacgctttgtatttagtaaataggtacgcGACCACCCAGCCATTCACTGCACAGCGCGGTGGATgtgcctgtgcttgtatgagaaactatctggaGTACAATGCGTTTACCTgtagtgacgtcagaggtcagccaGACGTGTTTTTCCAATcacgggaaactaggtcaaactttgcagactttaattcataaacacttatattttttggtaaaaacattgaaaaggttctgcattttatggtacagttgaacatatattttcatctagaaaAGATAATTTGCATGAGAAATTAGATATTCCATACACCTTAACTGTTGCGTTCAACAGTAGCAACTAGATGATCATATGGATCACGGAGCCGTCTATCAACCCAGAGATAATAATCCCCACAAAACGAATCATCCGATGAGGACGTGCTACATGACTGTTTATGACAGAAAGCTACCATGGGAGATTAATCAGATTAAGTTATTTAAGATTCATTCAACACATCATCCCAGATGATTGATGAGAGCTACCGCTAAATACCAGCTCGGCTAACTAGGTGTCTTAGTAGAAGTAGATATTGCCACCCAAAGTGcaattatgcattttatggcacCAAGAACAGCTCAAAACAGACCATGGCCACGATGCGGTGAGGGTTTTTATTTAAAGTAACCAATTTTTAAACCAGAAAGAAGCATTTTGGCAACGGCTTTTCCCAGAAGGAAAACCGCTTGCTCACGCCagcaaaaatgtgtcatttagtGTGACAAAATCTGCGACAATGACTTAACGGATGCTAtaagatattttttaaacaatcaaagtggatttttcatttgttggacaATGACATGTCTCTATTTCAAAATAGGACAAGGACTACCAACATTCCATTCTGATTCACAATTAATTTGTCACCACCAATGTGAACATTGATTGGTGATTTAGAGGGTGAGTCTGAGCTCTACTAACAATAATCAAACAATATTGATTAAATTTAACCAGACCTACCTTTAGCAGGTGTGGTCCTCTTTGGAATGTCTATTATGTCTGCAGCAGCATCCTCATCTTTCTTTCCTGGAACAGACAAATTCAGAGAATTAAAAACAGACCATTATATGGCCTTATCCTATCTACTTTTGTTAGTTAATTGGTTATTTCAGAGAGACGATTTGCATGttaataaaaagagaaatacTATAATCTGTTAACTACTACAACTAAGTACTACAGTGAGCACTATGACGGGCAATGAAGGCAAAGTCACATCATGCTAAGAAGCTTACCTTTGGAAAACCACTCATCTGAAGCCCAGCGCCGAAAGGGAGAGAAAAAGTACAGAGCATCAGAAAAAGTAGAGAAGAAAGACTGATGAACAGAAAGCAtttaagcaaaagaaaaagatccaaAACCTAGGATACAAAGTCAACATCTGCCAACACCAACGATTCCAACCACAATAATCAGCAGCATGACATGCCAGACATGAAGACTCAATGAAAGCAATGGAGGTTTTTAAATACTACAATCTTTTACAAAGAAGATACAAATCAATATGCAAAAATCCTGTATGTTTATATGCCAAACTCGATTGTAGATCCCCAATAATATAAAGTGTGCATGGTGCACCAACTGGAGAGGATGTCCACATCATTCTAGTGATATTTACCTCAGGTTTTCTGAACGCTACATCCATAGAAGTTTTATTACGTGaatcaaaaaaaatatacctgTTCATAGGAACATTACCAGTCAGCAAATTGTCTATGTTCAGTTTTAAAGTATGCAATTAAATTATGCGTTATGGGCACTATTCTTCTGTGTACAAAGCCTggtacacacaaagacaaatcacCCTGCTTTTATGCCAATTTGGCCCATTCCTGACCAAACACGTTAAGCCTCATTGAATTGTATGCCTTATAAGATTACCCTATAGTGGACTCATCCCGGTTTTAGAGTCGGAAACAGGGTCAGGCCTGACGATCTTAAGAAATGAacgtgttcaatatttatgatcAAAACTCTTCAGATATGTGAGGAAAGCCGACGACATCTCACAATAATTGTGAAATGGAATGTAGTTGATCAAAGAAATACTGACGAACAAGGAAACATTAGGAAATAAACTGTCTTtgacaatgtcattttttgtattaaagTGGGTTTTCCCAAAACTTCCTCTATCTACACCACTTGCGCCTCTATTCCTATTGTGTCTGCCCTTGTGAGATTATGTGATTACATGAAATGTAATGCAAAGTAACAGAAATGttcgagagagaaaaaaaacctcaatacTCTCAATGAAACAGAGCAGTTGGAAAGTGCAGCATCTCCCTCCGATTCTCTACATTGTACAAACTTGGGAGTTTTCTTTGGGTGGGAGTGATTGCCTATAGGCTGACATTCAATAGTCAAAGAGTGAGAAATAAATTTGGTCCTAAACTGAATGGATTTAATCTCTCTGTGAAGCATACCTTTACTCTTGCGTGAGCTAAAACAGCCGCCCTTCTGGGTGGACGGGGCCGGGCCCTGGTTAACAGGTGCAGCTTCTTGGTACCGCTCACACCCTGGGATTTCACGATGCACGTGATAGGATAGGTTTCTCAGAAGACACACACTGTTCTCTATGAGCTGTATAAAAATAACCGGTAGATGAACATGGAAACAGTAGTGCAaatatgtgtttaaaaaaaaaaaaaaaacagaaacctaAACACTCGCATGTAAATATTAATGATGACGCAATAGAGATATCTTGAACATACTTTACCTTATTGTCAACATCTTTACAGTCAATCTGGGACTGGACGATATACATAAGAGAATCTACCAATCCTGTGCACTCCCTCAGCTTCCGCCTTGCTTCACTTCTCTCCGAGCTCACATTTCTGTCATGGGGAATAAAGTTGACTAGAGCagataaataaaagcaaaacttAATGGATGAGCCAACTGAAAAGCCTAGATGAAACAAGGAACTGAGAAACTTAAGTGTTTCTAAAGAGGACAGGCATGTCTTTCCAGGTCATGTCAACATGTACCATATGTACATggacatttttcaatgagtttCAGCTTTTGTGGACCAAcattgggttttctctgaaaatttgtttttgggAAAACTGCAGCCAATGTAAAGATGGACCTTTTAAAAAGTCCTTCCAAAAATCTTGTCTTCTGATATTGTGTGAAAATTGGCTAAACTTATTGGATTGTCTCATGTTCAATGTGTAATGTTATTTGATCAAATTTTGGGGGCTTAATTTTAAGtaaaagcaattattttttattttatttttaataattaagtTATATTATTTCTGTCAGTTTCTATGTACTTCAGTGACTCCTGTCCGTAGCTCAACTCAGTCACTTACCTTTAAGGAGTTTTCttcaaaggggaaaaacaaCGATTTTCATCTGAATTAAATTAATGTACAAAGGAACACCAATTCATGGATGAGAGTCAGAGGctgaaacatttttacaatgtattcAATGTCCTGCTGTACATTCTTGGAATTCCCCATCTCTGATCCCTCCCAATAAAGGTCCTACATTACGATTTTGGTCTTAAATTATGAACATTTTGTTTGCGTATTCAACTTTTCTAAATCGAGTCATGTCTGATTGTgaagggttgtttgtttctatgagccctgcaattggctggcaaccagttcagggtgtaccttgcctcctggctAAAGatagctagctgggataggctccagcactgccgcagcccttctgaggataagcggcgcagataatagatggatggagtcaTTCCTCTTATATCAAATATAAATCAATAACATGAGAACTCTTGCCAAAGTAGTCGCTTACCTGGCTTGATTCGATACCCTAGACTAAATCCAAATGGTTTAACAATGCTGGTCTACCCTTTGCAGATATAACAGCTTCAACTCTTGTGGGAAGGTTTTCAACAACGTTTGGGAGTgtgtttatgggaatttttGCTAGGCTTTACACACGAGATTTTTGGGGCCCAACCGAGTTTTAAAAAACGATAATCGATCACCAATCTGATCACATGGACAAATGTgtgtatttaaatgacttgttaaCTGACTGCActatatatttacagtaaattgtATACTGAATatcttcaaaagtattctctacTCAGGTCATGaattctaatcagtcaggttAAAATGAGATTACAACATGATGGAAATAGTGGGTCCTTAGTTACTGCATTTAAATTGCATCAcaaatggcggcacagtggggcagtgtgtagagcattggcctcacagttctgaagacaggggttcaaatcccggcccacctgtgcggagtttgcatgttctcggggcactctggtttcctcccatatcccaaaaacatgcgcaaactggagactctaaattggccctcagTCTGATCATGAGTGTGCCTGCTGTccgtctccatgttccctgcaattgggtggcaaccagttcagggtgtaccctgcctgctgccggatgacagttgggataggcgacagcactcctgcgacactcgtgaggataagcagctcagaaaatggatggatacttcacATATATAAACTTTAGACCATGATTAGACAATAGTGGCATGTAAAACCGTTTGTCCTAGATCTGGCTTGCAAAGCTATACAATGTTTTAGTCGCCTGCTTTCAAGGCGTATCATATTCAAAGTACacgaacatacctcaagcaattgCATTAAAGTCTTCTCACGAGCACCAGCGACCAACAGTACaagttttccaattttttttttacaataataaagACACCACATTGTTGGTATCACCTTGGCAACGAGTGTATCTGGTCATGTTTGACCTGATAAAATAAAGCCCAGCAATTGTAAAAGCTGGGATGAGGTGGTATCGGAaagcaaagcatgctgggagggtgtaaatagcgtttaaagtgcatgttttgtctcAATTCTTACGCAAGtaattttttgattattttctagttatgctattctgttaactatggtgtgataattttagtttcgatgggACAACGTAAGAGTGTGAACAACATCGCCAGTCATGACCTGCCAACACAGGAAGTGCATGGAGCAATGTaaacttcttctgcttacaaatgtaaaatgcaattaTTCCTCGCTGCCTTGTGAGGGGCATTATACGGTATCTTAGATACACGCTAAAATAATTGcttgcatgcatgctaacagtttaACCAGTGTGTTTATGTGTACTTTGTTGggcaagtcacacaacaacatttggaaATGTTGTAACTAAGTGTGCAACATAGCCACACTGTAAGGCGCCATGTCTCATGTGGTGCCTTGTCTATTTtggagaatttaagacctctatGATCGTGGAAAtaaggtaaattaaaaaaaaaaatagaggaaaaTCCGCAAATATGCGGGGCTGCGAACACTGCACCGTGAGTGGGCAAGGGGACACTGTAGGACCCTGTACaaccctgacctcaaccctactGAACATATTTGGATGAATTAGAGCAGAGAATGACAGCCAGGCATTTTTGGCCAAATCATTGTTGTAATCTCACAGATGGCCTTTTGTAAAAATGGTTCTAAATTACATAAACACACTCCTAATCCTTGTGGAAAATTTTCCCAGCAGGGTTTAGATGTTTAACTGCATAGCAGTTGACCAACGTCATATTAAACCCAATAGATTAAGAATGGGACTCACTTCAAGTCATATCTGAGTCAAGAAtggtgagcaaatacttttggcaatatagtgtatACATCCTATTTTGATGTTCTTTATTTGACATACCTCAGGCAGCCCGCTGTGTTGGTGAGAGCTGTCTCCCATTCCAAGTGTCTGGGCTTACAGTTTTCCTCCCCTCCTCCACCGTTGCTCCCGCGTTCCCAGCCTGAATGGGGCACCATCACTTCATCGGAGAGGGCATGTAATGCGTGGTCCACTATCTCCATTTTTACCGAGTCATGGGATGATAGGTTCCAAAGTGTACCTGagacattttgcattttcatacAGATTATTTGATGAAATTCAAACCTCCTTTGGGATACAGGAATAAAAACTCACATGATACACATTTACATGTGTTAACTTTATACAACTAACCTGTTATTAAGTCAGTAAGGTCCTGGTCATGGGTCTTCCTCAGAAGCCTAATTAAGGCAGGCACACCATCACAGTTCTTGATGGCAATTTTATTGTCTGGATCTTTACCATATGAAATGTTCTTTAATGCTCCACAGGCTGCATAGTGAACCTGTGACATTCAAAATTTTTCTCAGAGATATGATtacattataaaataataatgcaacATTCAAGTACCTTTACAATTGCAACCGACTTAACTGCACTACACAAACGTTTATAGAGGACAACTGATCCAGTTCCACAATCTTTCGACACACACCAGGATAACAACTCAACTAAatatgcatgtacagtatttaaattaGGACACTTGTATGCTTCTCAGTGTTGTGACTGCCATT from Syngnathoides biaculeatus isolate LvHL_M chromosome 9, ASM1980259v1, whole genome shotgun sequence includes:
- the ctnnd1 gene encoding catenin delta-1 isoform X6; this encodes MRSPFPRRWKQCRKSPQPSAFSQVNNKPATEEIALVGVFAVLISNAVAPNGRLPCDANIERLTLNEGYVNGTHHFRMEPGQMVQETYTVEEDPQESNPLVSLETNEDGSTRRTETTVKKVVKTTTTRTVIPSVSDTLSLDGGGSVTGMGAYIPPMDRGYRQTPGVGVPMEYPTQTVPRNYQYGPPVGYDDYRAGPPSETYASLNRGARMDDRYRPVHPDGYRTLDPSYRAPSRNQLDPYAAQPQVGRMGSAMELASIPRFVPEPYGLEDDRRSMGYDEPDYGMGHPVHYSTVPRNHHGFPQGPPRRTGSYEGTLDGDMSGPGDLYYWGGGAPMAQGERGSMASLDNTLRKGPGPGGWRQPDLPEVVAMLNYRLDPVRSNAAAYLQHLTYKNDKVKSEVRRLKGIPALVSMLDNPNKEVHYAACGALKNISYGKDPDNKIAIKNCDGVPALIRLLRKTHDQDLTDLITGTLWNLSSHDSVKMEIVDHALHALSDEVMVPHSGWERGSNGGGGEENCKPRHLEWETALTNTAGCLRNVSSERSEARRKLRECTGLVDSLMYIVQSQIDCKDVDNKLIENSVCLLRNLSYHVHREIPGCERYQEAAPVNQGPAPSTQKGGCFSSRKSKDEWFSKGKKDEDAAADIIDIPKRTTPAKGYELLFQPEVVRIYTSLLKESKNPTVLEASAGAVQNLCAGRWTYGRYIRALLRQEKGLPMMTELLAHGNDRVVRAMSGALRNLAIDARNRDLLGKHAVPHLVANLPGGGQSQPVRALSEETVVSVLSTLHEVLGSSLEAAKTLRASQGIERLVLINKDGNRSEREVRGAGLVLQTVWAYKELRRTLEKDGWKKTDFMVNLNPPSSNTRTNGGYEDSTVPLIDKGDKGERETIPMNDMGPDAYSTLDQRARRNTLDNTIEPDDKDAVQKN
- the ctnnd1 gene encoding catenin delta-1 isoform X3 is translated as MRSPFPRRWKLSPPCSPQQCRKSPQPSAFSQVNNKPATEEIALVGVFAVLISNAVAPNGRLPCDANIERLTLNEGYVNGTHHFRMEPGQMVQETYTVEEDPQESNPLVSLETNEDGSTRRTETTVKKVVKTTTTRTVIPSVSDTLSLDGGGSVTGMGAYIPPMDRGYRQTPGVGVPMEYPTQTVPRNYQYGPPVGYDDYRAGPPSETYASLNRGARMDDRYRPVHPDGYRTLDPSYRAPSRNQLDPYAAQPQVGRMGSAMELASIPRFVPEPYGLEDDRRSMGYDEPDYGMGHPVHYSTVPRNHHGFPQGPPRRTGSYEGTLDGDMSGPGDLYYWGGGAPMAQGERGSMASLDNTLRKGPGPGGWRQPDLPEVVAMLNYRLDPVRSNAAAYLQHLTYKNDKVKSEVRRLKGIPALVSMLDNPNKEVHYAACGALKNISYGKDPDNKIAIKNCDGVPALIRLLRKTHDQDLTDLITGTLWNLSSHDSVKMEIVDHALHALSDEVMVPHSGWERGSNGGGGEENCKPRHLEWETALTNTAGCLRNVSSERSEARRKLRECTGLVDSLMYIVQSQIDCKDVDNKLIENSVCLLRNLSYHVHREIPGCERYQEAAPVNQGPAPSTQKGGCFSSRKSKDEWFSKGKKDEDAAADIIDIPKRTTPAKGYELLFQPEVVRIYTSLLKESKNPTVLEASAGAVQNLCAGRWTYGRYIRALLRQEKGLPMMTELLAHGNDRVVRAMSGALRNLAIDARNRDLLGKHAVPHLVANLPGGGQSQPVRALSEETVVSVLSTLHEVLGSSLEAAKTLRASQGIERLVLINKDGNRSEREVRGAGLVLQTVWAYKELRRTLEKDGWKKTDFMVNLNPPSSNTRTNGGYEDSTVPLIDKGDKGERETIPMNDMGPDAYSTLDQRARRNTLDNTIEPDDKDAVQKN
- the ctnnd1 gene encoding catenin delta-1 isoform X11 yields the protein MRSPFPRRWKQCRKSPQPSAFSQVNNKPATEEIALNGRLPCDANIERLTLNEGYVNGTHHFRMEPGQMVQETYTVEEDPQESNPLVSLETNEDGSTRRTETTVKKVVKTTTTRTVIPSVSDTLSLDGGGSVTGMGAYIPPMDRGYRQTPGVGVPMEYPTQTVPRNYQYGPPVGYDDYRAGPPSETYASLNRGARMDDRYRPVHPDGYRTLDPSYRAPSRNQLDPYAAQPQVGRMGSAMELASIPRFVPEPYGLEDDRRSMGYDEPDYGMGHPVHYSTVPRNHHGFPQGPPRRTGSYEGTLDGDMSGPGDLYYWGGGAPMAQGERGSMASLDNTLRKGPGPGGWRQPDLPEVVAMLNYRLDPVRSNAAAYLQHLTYKNDKVKSEVRRLKGIPALVSMLDNPNKEVHYAACGALKNISYGKDPDNKIAIKNCDGVPALIRLLRKTHDQDLTDLITGTLWNLSSHDSVKMEIVDHALHALSDEVMVPHSGWERGSNGGGGEENCKPRHLEWETALTNTAGCLRNVSSERSEARRKLRECTGLVDSLMYIVQSQIDCKDVDNKLIENSVCLLRNLSYHVHREIPGCERYQEAAPVNQGPAPSTQKGGCFSSRKSKDEWFSKGKKDEDAAADIIDIPKRTTPAKGYELLFQPEVVRIYTSLLKESKNPTVLEASAGAVQNLCAGRWTYGRYIRALLRQEKGLPMMTELLAHGNDRVVRAMSGALRNLAIDARNRDLLGKHAVPHLVANLPGGGQSQPVRALSEETVVSVLSTLHEVLGSSLEAAKTLRASQGIERLVLINKDGNRSEREVRGAGLVLQTVWAYKELRRTLEKDGWKKTDFMVNLNPPSSNTRTNGGYEDSTVPLIDKGDKGERETIPMNDMGPDAYSTLDQRARRNTLDNTIEPDDKDAVQKN